TCTAAGAGCTCTGTGTTATGTCTATGATAAGATTAAGCTTAATAACATTGATAACAGTATCTGTGACtatttgtattattggtTAGGTAATAcgttaataaataatttaaaccAAAGTTACCACTTTAATATAGTTATTTCTAgactttataaaatattaaatgaaaataataataataataagttTTGTGTTTTGCGAGATACTAGTATGGAttttgaacattttaaaaaaattaaattaatttttgattattttaaagattATGATAAATCTATACAGGATTTAGACAAACATAAAGGCTTTTGTAGCCAAGAATACTATGATTTCTTTACAAAATATGTCGATAATTATAAGGAGTTACATGAAGAGTGTATTACAAAATATCAAcagaataaatatttttgtaatgaatTTCGTTCTTATTATGATAATAAGAAGCACCATGAATTAATTTCTTGGTCATGCAATTTAACACAAACTTTACCTGAACCTAATCTTTTACCAGGTAAACACGGGGGTACAAAATATCCAAATGAATTAGAATACAGTCCTGGAGTAGGACCAGGAACAAAAGTACAACAATTATCAGTAATAGAACCAGAAGAACATTTAAGAACCCAAGCCTCATTAGGATATAATGTAGATGATTTAACTCCTGGAAAAACTATTACTTCGGATGATAAAACAACTTCTATAACATCTAAAAGTATCAATAGTGTTGTCTCAGTTGCTGGAATATTAGTCCCTTCTTATCTAGCGTACAAAGTAATTATAACtcaataattaaatataatacttTACATCT
This genomic interval from Plasmodium cynomolgi strain B DNA, scaffold: 1462, whole genome shotgun sequence contains the following:
- a CDS encoding hypothetical protein (putative) — its product is MDFEHFKKIKLIFDYFKDYDKSIQDLDKHKGFCSQEYYDFFTKYVDNYKELHEECITKYQQNKYFCNEFRKHGGTKYPNELEYSPGVGPGTKVQQLSVIEPEEHLRTQASLGYNVDDLTPGKTITSDDKTTSITSKSINSVVSVAGILVPSYLAYKVIITQ